aaaattttaaatatctttttaaaaattaaaaagataagattaatttttgtataatcaatgttatattttaaaaataacattgaataatataaagatttgactttattaattattgtAGTTTGTATATacgtttttaattaaaagaataagtaattctttataattaaaaactcatttaaaacaattaataaggctattaaaattgtaataaaattttactcagtcataaatgctctttattaatttgtttgtttaatactctagcaaagtcattaaacggccaattaataaatcaaatatcTAGATTACTTGAAATATCTTCTACATCCTCTCTCTTTTTATGCCTCTGTGACATAGATCCTTTAGGACTATTttgtttgttttttttttttagaatatttcTTTGCTTTTCTATCCATTGTCTGTTCCATAGGATATTCTGTTCTAATTCTTGGATTCCAGTTCCTCCTTTCGTGCTTCTACTTATTTCTAATCCTCTAATTTCgttcatatatttcatttcttCCTTTTTCCAGTTCTCCTTCCACTCCAGAAACCAATCTTCTTTTTTCCAAATATcccattttctttttttcatttctattagaatattccattttttcattttatcaACTTCAATTATTCCAgttttctctttttcttcCATCTCTATCATAATGttccatttcttttttttatctacatCAATCCTTTCTTTTTTccctatttctttttcatacatttcctcttttttttttttttcttcaatataTAACTTAAGATACTCATTTCTCATCAATTCCAATTCTTCCTTCTTGCACTCTTCTAATATTGCCATATATATCTCTATGCATAATCTGCATAtcaactttttcttttttgtttcatccaattttttttttacgcTATCTATTGttctttcttctttttcaattttctccgatgaattttttatttcttttgatTGTAATTCTTTATTCTCTTTCTCATAATCGTTCAACACTCCTATAAACCAGCTCTCTTCATTCCATTGTTCTGTAACCCCTAAATGATGCTTTAACCACTCTctccatatttttttttgtttctctAACATAGGATTTTTTACTCTGTCTTCTAATACTTCcacttttttttctgaatatgtttcttcataatttttcCATTCCTTCTTCAATTTATTAAAccattcttcttttttccaTTTCTCCAACATCTTTACATTTCTCTCTGACAATTTCTTCCATAGTAACTTTTGTCTCTCTAACATGTCTTGACCAGTTCCTTCTTTTACATTCAATACCTTTTCTTTATTCAATATATCCTCACATGATGCCTTTTTCTTTGCCCATTCTTCTATacaaatttgaaaaaaatc
This genomic stretch from Plasmodium relictum strain SGS1 genome assembly, contig: PRELSG_00_v1_314, whole genome shotgun sequence harbors:
- a CDS encoding surface-associated interspersed protein (SURFIN), which translates into the protein LNKEDFFQICIEEWAKKKASCEDILNKEKVLNVKEGTGQDMLERQKLLWKKLSERNVKMLEKWKKEEWFNKLKKEWKNYEETYSEKKVEVLEDRVKNPMLEKQKKIWREWLKHHLGVTEQWNEESWFIGVLNDYEKENKELQSKEIKNSSEKIEKEERTIDSVKKKLDETKKKKLICRLCIEIYMAILEECKKEELELMRNEYLKLYIEEKKKKEEMYEKEIGKKERIDVDKKKKWNIMIEMEEKEKTGIIEVDKMKKWNILIEMKKRKWDIWKKEDWFLEWKENWKKEEMKYMNEIRGLEISRSTKGGTGIQELEQNILWNRQWIEKQRNILKKKNKQNSPKGSMSQRHKKREDVEDISSNLDI